Within Vigna unguiculata cultivar IT97K-499-35 chromosome 2, ASM411807v1, whole genome shotgun sequence, the genomic segment TTCCTTCTCTAATTTCTTTGTCATGGCTGAGTTCTTTGTTTTTAACCCGAGTTTCTAGATTTTGACTTTTTTGGAGGAtggtttttccttgatttattttgattgaCTGAATGAGATTCCTCATCTTTGGAGATGTGGACTTGTGTGGGGAGTTTTTCTTTACCTCcgtcaaaatgaaaacttaagATTGACTCTGAAAAACAGACTTTTCAGAGTTTTAtttcaccaaaaaaaaaaatgactgaaCAAGAACTGCACTAGAATTGCATAGTCAAAAACTCTTGGCTTTGCTAGTTTCTCTTGTAAATTCAAGGGCCGGGTAGGATCCATCTTTGGTTCTTGGTAGAAGATGGCCTTGCTGGATCCTGGTGTAAAAGAAAAGCTTTTAAACTGTTAAAGTTgcagtaaaaataataaacaatttaaattttggaGCACATcagatatatataaaatttaagaagattctGTCCAAAAAGACTGCTATTTAATGTTTGAAAACTGATGGTGACATTATTGTATACAGGAAAAAATTGGTTAGCTTATAAAGGGGGAATTCTTCGGTGATCATCTATCTAATTTGCTCCAGCTAAGGAATCATTGAAGGCCAAGTTGGTTAAATTCTAAGGAGATTGTATTTTGGAGAGGTAAAAGTTAATCAGAAGCATGGGATCTTTCAAGGGTCATGCTTTGCCAGGGACACTGTTTTTTGTAGTTGGGTTGTGGCACATATGGGGCTCTGTGGCGAGATATGTTCGTAATCCTAAGGCATTTGAAGTGAGGGTTTGGAATCCTGTGCCAGGGTTTGATGGGAGGCTCAAGCACCTGGAGCTGTATGTTATTACAATCGGTGCTTTCATTGACATGTGCATCGAGCTCTTGTATTCAACTCACCTCAAGTTTTTTGTTAATGGGGTCCTTAATCCTTCTCATATGAATGACTTTGAGCACTCAGGAATGCTTCTCATGTTTTTCATCTTCGGTGTTGTTGCCTTACTTTCCCAAGAGACCAGGTTAGTTcccctctccctctctctccatcacctttttgaataggATAAATTTTGCTTTATAACttgaatgttttttctttatcaaagaACTAATAATGTTTAACTCAGAGTTTGCTCTGTCCAAATCTTGATTACTCATATGGTTTAGACAATCCAAATCttgatttaacattttttctgCTTTCTGTAATGCTAGATTCtatcagtttttttttcaacagtTGAAAATATTGCTTTTCATTCATTGTTTCTGATTCTTGAAATTAAACTAAAGTTCTTGAAATCACGTTCTACTAACCTGCTTTTTAAGTGAAAGTAGGTTTTGAGTGCTACTGCTGTATGATGAGAAATGGGATAATGATTGAAACAGTTAAGATAATTTTGTGAGATATATAACTCCACGCCATAGACAGCACTAGTTGCATTTGGTTTGGTTCTCTGAGTCACAATCTGTTGGAAGCTGTGGGGctatgaaatgaaaattcaaaataattctGCTATGAGGGGGTCTAATAGTTATGCCGTTcaccttaatttatttttggtgaaattaaatatttggtcTCTACATTTCACATTATTCTTCAGTTTAATCTTAAGAAACTTCTATAGTTTGGCTTAAACCTGAGTAAATTTCCACAAATCAGCAAAACAAGAGTCATTTCATATTGTAAAAACCAGAGTGTATAGTTTGTCATGTAGGGACTATAACAAAAGTTGATTTTAACCTACTTTGTTTAGTTTGGCTAAGGAACATTTAGATAATAAGATGTAAAGAAACTGACAACCAATCTAATTACCATAAGGAATTAGGTGAACAAGAAGTAAAGCTTCTTCTCAGGAGGTTTTCAATTAGTTCAACTGCCATAGATATTTTCTTTTCCCAATCATAATGATTCATTCATAGACCTCTATCTTTAACTGCATATTCTTATTTTCCTATCATTTCTTCAATATGTCATTGATTATAATTCCATGTCATGATCTGTAGTTTACTAAACATGAAACAGTTACCAATCTCCTTTCAAgcatcttattttatatatcttttgaaTCATCTTTCCTTATGACTTTTTCTTAACAGATTTCTTCCCTTGCCAGAAGGTGCTCTTTGTTTGATTGCTGCCTCAGCATTCTGTGCAGAGTACCTTCTATTCTACTTCCACTCAACAACACACAAGGGTCTTGAGGGCTATTATCACACCCTCCTTGTCTTCCTGGTGGGACTCTGCATTTTATCTTCAATTGCTGGAGCCCTTTTGCCAACAAGCTTTCCAGTGGACTTGTGCAATGGCATTGCTATAGCACTGCAAGGTTTATGGTTCTATCAGACTGCATTTGTTCTGTATGGCCCTATGATGCCAAGTGGTTGCAAGCTTGGGGAGATGAGTGTCACATGTCATTCCGCTGATAGTGAGGTTCGTGGTGAATTGCTTGCAAACTTTCAGCTCTTTGTTGCTGTTCTTGTGGTCCTTGTGGGAACTGTGGCATCATATGTCTTTGCTGCATCAAGATATGGGAAGTATGAAGTTAAGAGTTTGCATGCATTTCAGGTTGGATTTGATGAGGAATGAAGCAgtgttgctattttttttttctttttctagtgATAGTGGTAATGTATTTGGAGAGTAGTTTCTTATAGAACACGGCTGTATAATGAAGTGAAAAGGTTCATGCATATATGATCACAGAAAAGTGAAAAGTACcccaagagaaaaaaaaaaggatagaTTTTTGTGGTGACAATAATTTTAGGAGTCTGATGTTAAAGTAACTTTGGATTGTTTTTCTGAGGTATATGATTACAAAATGATTTTTGCTGATTACAGAATGTGGATTCCACTTACATCATACTTTCGTTGGTCATCATTCATTCTTGATTATAATGATGATGCATTGGACCTTAACAGGATCATTTTTTCAGACAGAATAATAAACTAAAGCTAACTGTGCTATGCATTCGATTGAACATTTGACATGTTTGGTGGATAGGTTTCCTTCATCATGGTTTGATTATCTTATATGTATTAGATATATTTTATGTGGGACTTTTAAATATCTCATGTGGatctattttgataaatttacatGTAATCGATCTAATaccaattaataaataattgtataaaataagaataactATACTGATAACATTTTTCTTCTGAATATCGTTGATTTTCCAATAATCTCACTTTACGGGTTTGTGAAGCAAAGTCTGGTTGGTTTTTTGTTCTATGAGGTTGATAATTTCATATTGGTTACACATATCATGAGAGTGCGACAACAGTAAAGTTTATCAAACCAGCTTTTAGGACGTTGCGCCGACTTTATATTTGCAATTTATAGTTTGCTTTTCTATGAAGAATAACTCATCaatttaatctaaaaatttATCTCATCAATATAAATCTTTACAactaaaatatagaaaaaactGTCTGAAAGTTATTTTTGTCCTCCTTAATCcataaatatattcatattatcATCACTTAAATCCACGTACCAGACCACAAAACGAACATTGATTTTAAAAgctagaaaaatataagaatttattcaaaattttcttagcTTCAGAAAATGAGATACAATTTCAGAGACTGAATAATTTCCtctttaatatttaaacaaattgtATTCAGTTGCAATctactttaaaattaaagtagTCTCTCCCTTTTCAATTTCCACATgttcatatatatgtatatatataaaatcaaactaGATAGCAATTTATCCAATAAAAATGTAGGAGCAATGCCATAGAAATATGCATAGTTCATGTGTTGCTAAATTATTAGTGAACATTGTTTTGGCAACAACCTTCCAACTTCAAACTTCTGTTTAAGTATGCAGGTCTTCACATTTGGCATATATGAACCAGTACAattaacttcttttttaaatCTATGATGCCCCATTTTGCATATAAAAGATGCTTTGGTAAGCTTTGAAGAAGGATGACTTAGATCCTGTTCCCAAGCACATATAACACAACAAATGCAAGGAGGCTTTGTGTAGTCAAATACTAAAATGCAGTTTCTATTTAGAGTAATACATTAGTTGTGCTTTCTAGGATAAGATTTTTCACAGAAGGACCCGATTCATTTCTCTAGTATGGGACGATAATGGTCTCTATAAGCTCTTGAAGGGGTGCCAGCTCCTTTTTGTCAATCAGCCCAAACTCCTGCATAACAAATACTAgttaatttcaaacaaaatctaCACAGttagacaaatattttatttatattattgataatattattttttaaaaatggattGATAGACAAAGAGCCAGATAAGTTActtcaacaaaataaacaagtaaaaggaaaatatgaGGCTTACACAGGTGAAGAGTATAAAATGCTTGAAGCAAGTGTTTAAGTGGGCCTCTTCTTTGAGGCTCACaattttctgaaagtgagaatGATATATGTGAGCATATACACGGAACAAACGTTTGAATATTGTCTTCACAACTTCCTTGAAGTTGGCAGGAAATGGTGAACCTGAAAGATTTCACAGTTTaaggaaccaaaatgaaaaagatgatcATATAATCTAAGAATAttaatgcaaaaataaaatattaaaatcttcaCCAAGC encodes:
- the LOC114173756 gene encoding transmembrane protein 45A — translated: MGSFKGHALPGTLFFVVGLWHIWGSVARYVRNPKAFEVRVWNPVPGFDGRLKHLELYVITIGAFIDMCIELLYSTHLKFFVNGVLNPSHMNDFEHSGMLLMFFIFGVVALLSQETRFLPLPEGALCLIAASAFCAEYLLFYFHSTTHKGLEGYYHTLLVFLVGLCILSSIAGALLPTSFPVDLCNGIAIALQGLWFYQTAFVLYGPMMPSGCKLGEMSVTCHSADSEVRGELLANFQLFVAVLVVLVGTVASYVFAASRYGKYEVKSLHAFQVGFDEE